GCTCAGCTTGTCCGTCTACGAAGTCATGTGTACGAATTTCTGGACCTTTTGTATCAAGCAAGATGGCAACTGTTTTACCAGTCTTTTTAGACGCTTCACGAATGTTTTTAATACGTGCTCCGTGCTCTTCATGGCTACCATGAGAGAAGTTTAAACGAGCAACGTTCATACCAGCCTCAATTAACTGTTCTAATTTTTCAATACTTTCACTAGCAGGACCTATAGTACATACAATTTTTGTTTTGCGCATATTGCACCTCCGAAATTTCTGAAACCGTTCCCAAATATCCGACATTACGTCGATTAGATGGATAATTCTTTAGATAATTGATACATATCTATATCAATTACATGTTTTTGAGCTAACGCTTCGATAATATCATGATCAACGAGTTTGTTGTTTTGGATACCAACACAACGTCCGCCCTTACCTTCCATTAATAATTCAACTGCTCTTGCGCCAAGGCGACTCGCTAACACACGGTCTTGTGCACTTGGTGATCCACCACGTTGTACATGACCTAATACTGTTACACGAGTATCAAAGTTTGTCGCTTCCTCAATTTTCTTACCGATATCAATCGCACTTCCAACACCTTCAGCTACAACGATGATACTATGTTTTTTACCACGTTCGCTACCGCGTTTTAAACGAGCAATTACATCATCCATATCATATTCTGCTTCTGGAATCAAGATTGTCTCTGCACCATCAGCTAAACCAGCCCATAATGCGATGTCGCCAGCGTGACGCCCCATTACTTCAATAACGTATGTACGTTCATGAGATGTAGCTGTATCACGAATTTTATCAATTGCATCAAT
The window above is part of the Bacillus cytotoxicus NVH 391-98 genome. Proteins encoded here:
- the pfkA gene encoding 6-phosphofructokinase, whose product is MKRIGVLTSGGDSPGMNAAIRAVVRKAIYHDIEVYGIYHGYAGLISGHIEKLELGSVGDIIHRGGTKLYTARCPEFKDPAVREKGIEQLKKHGIEGLVVIGGDGSYQGAKKLTEQGFPCVGVPGTIDNDIPGTDFTIGFDTALNTVIDAIDKIRDTATSHERTYVIEVMGRHAGDIALWAGLADGAETILIPEAEYDMDDVIARLKRGSERGKKHSIIVVAEGVGSAIDIGKKIEEATNFDTRVTVLGHVQRGGSPSAQDRVLASRLGARAVELLMEGKGGRCVGIQNNKLVDHDIIEALAQKHVIDIDMYQLSKELSI